GGTGTTTGTAATTGCTCGGTTGCAACGAGTATACGAAAGATGCAAAGCGGCATGTTTGCATATTTGTCCAGCGGAAGAAAATACCCGAAGGACAAAGCAGATGCGCATAACCAAAACATGGAATTAAATCCAAAAGTAGCAAGTGTACAGAAGTGTATAGAAGACATTAGGCAGAAGGGCGAGGATCGAATCGGATCCGCTGTTACTAACAATATGTGATGATATAAAACTCTCGTTGAGTACAATCAACGACGCAAACGAGTATCAACAAACGAACAGTGTTGTTTGACGTAGCCTTATCTATGGAAAAGTGGTAAACATACGAAAGGAGCTGTGCCGGTAGCTAGGAGAGTAAGAGAGCGAGGAGTCTAATAGActccacaacaaaacaaaaaaaaaagcgaagcgAAACGAAAGGCTGTAAActtgccgttgttgttgaacaagatatcTAGGAAAACCAATTACATCGATCATGTGAGATCCGCTGCGCCATCATTGGCCAAACCTTATTGTGAGAGCAGTTTAACAGTAATAATCGTAAGCAAACGAACGAAGTGATAGAGGTACTGGCGAGCGTATGAATATACAAGCAAACTTTATTGTGTTTAAGATTTGaggattaatttttcatatatatttttttgccaCAAACATACGAACCACGCATAACGCTCGATCGTGAGTAAGACTATAACGTCTGAAGAGCAAAGCGcagaaaaaacagaacaagtCATCACGAATCGTCCCCTGTTTGTGAACCAGGTGGACCAAAATAGGCACAATagaggaataaaaaaagggaggaaatAGAGTAAGAATCTGTGTTGGAAAGGATAAGAAACCAAAATCACCAACAATATGGCATAGTTTCTCACGCGTTCACTGCCGGTTCCTGTGCGCACAGATCAGATAGTGAATACGAATGAAGCatgtgaaaatgaaaggaataTTTGTGATTTTAATAAGTAAGCTAAATCGATCGGTGTCTTTTGCTTTGCGCGAACGATCCGTTCTTCTTCCCCAGATCGACCCGAAACAGATAAACTCGACACGTTTGTTTGCACTCGATCGGAGCGGTCCGGGAAACAATAGGGATCCGAAGCGCACTTGAGACACCGGTCACAGCAGCCACATTCGCTAGATAGGAGGTAGATATAGAAATTAAGATATAGGGTAAAGAGGGCACCTTTCATGATGCAGCGTTATATAGTCACTACTCAATATAGGTTCGTCAATATCCAATTcatcgatgatgatgctcTTTAAAGACCTGATTTGAATATCCCGGTGTGTGAACCACTGGAATACGGTAATGGCACCTGCATCAAAAGTCATAGAATAAAACAGAATGACGCGCCAAAGTAGTTACGGAGTTTGTGCGGCCCGGGATCCAAAGTTTTGCCATCCATTCcaaagcatcatcatcatcccttACAGATAGCGCCTCATTGATGATCTCTATTGCAAGATCAAGTAAGACCTGTCTCTCAAGTGCCACTAgttcttcctttctttataGCTGATGAACCATATGCAAGATGATCATTCATTTGTCAAAACCCTTATTCTAACTCCGATACTCAACATTAATTTTTTCTTCCTAGGAGCTAGGGTTGCATAGTTAAGACTTTCCTTATTGTTATGTAGAGTTTATAAGCGCGATCAAACATTGTATACAGTAACTTTCTCACCTGAAACCGAATAAAGAACAATAAATGGTAAATCGGATACGCACGCGCTGATTCCTGTGGAAGAACCTTACACCATCCAGAAGTGTTTTCAGCAAAGCTTATCAGCAAATTCTTCGATGCTGATACAGTTCGTGCACTCTTCAGTGGTGCCACATTCCGCTACGCAACCTTCGTCCTGCTCGTGTGCATCGAATGCGGACGGAAATAGTATTCTATAGTACGCTTCGGCCGTTTTCGGTTCCATCGGTTCACCCATACTCGCGAGCAGCGTAATGAGCCGCACCAAATCTACCTTGTTGCCTGCAATAAACGGGCATTACAATCAAGCCGACCGGAACCACCGAGATTATCTCTTTACCGGATGATGTAGTAGCACCTATAAACGTCACAGCCGTCCGAATGTCCTCAGTGTTCGGCGGTCCACCGGTGGCGGTGCGATGATTTAGAAAAAGCTTCGCCACCTCCTCAAAGGTAAGAAAGTACGTGCCGGTTAGCTCCATTTCCTTGGACAGGTTCATTTCCTAGATAAATCAATAACCCTTTCTATAATTGCAGATGTGTGACAGTCCAGCCATCCTTACCTCGTATTCGGTCATGTGATATCCAATGCTACGCATATAGTTCGGAACATCCTGGACGTTCATGGCATCTCGCAGCTtttgaagagagagagagatgaaattaaatgaaaaggaCCCAAAAACGTAAAGACTTCACACCTCACCGTAAGTTCTGCATCACCGTCACTATTCTTTGGGGATATCTGATTGTAGAAGAACAGACTTAGAATCTCGCGCACGTAACATCCTCTCTTACCGCCCGGAAGAAGTGTACAAAAAGGATCCAATCCCGAACCGGCATGTCTTATATTATCGAGCAGTGGACTTGCAAGCAAGAGAAAAGGCTATGCTAAAGGTAACGCTGAAAGATATCAACAATCTTGCATACCTCGTATTAATCTTCCACATACTAACTGCATGATCTCCTTCGCCGAAAGTGAAGGCGCACCGTACCGTCCAGGCAATTTGCAATCCCTTCAAACGCTTCGGATGCCCTCGTACTGCGAGATACTTGAACGGGTTCCCATCGATCGGGAGATGATGCAGATAGATATTGTTATCGGTGATGAACAGGAAATAATCTTCGCCAGGAAGTTGCTAAAAATGAAACCATAAACATTATCCCACTGATCTGTGTATCATCATTCAATCGTTACCCGTAGAAAACGTGCGGGACCATCGTGAAAGGGAGCCAGAAATGTGTGTAGAATTTCGAACGTTTTGctgtgaaatattttgaatttaagCTGATCATTTGCCACCAGAATCTCGTTCCCGCCTGGCAAGATAAGAAGCGCTGTTGGAAATGCGGACTGTTCAATGCGCTTCCGCTTGACAGTCGATAGAGCCTCCAGTTGTACCAGTTCGTCGCAATTGATCGTGTACTGAACCATGTGCTAAATCGAAGAAGGAAGCATTATTGAGCCTCGAGTGCTTTGTCATTTCGAATATGCTCACCCGATCCTCGCTGATGGATACAAAATCAGTCGCGCAAAGAAACGCTAGATCGACCATTCTATGCGTTACGCATCGTCCTACCGCCTGCCATTCGTCCTTTACACGATGCAAAAGCGTGATCGTATTGCTTTCATCCTAAGAAGGGAGAAAATAATGAGTCGGGTGTTTATGAATGTCAAGACGATCCTCTTACCACACAAACGAGATGCTTGCTGTCCTCAGAAAACATAACCAATCGTATCTTCTCGCCGGTAAACTGTACAGGACCACTTCCGGTAAGGATCAGCAGGTTGGGTTCGACCATCCAAAGGAATCCATTTTCAGCACCACCGGCCAAAAATGTTCCTGCAGGGAAAATAATTCTCGTAAGCTGAATTTCCAACATACGAATAACTTCCATTTCACTTCCAATACAGACCGCATGGTGAATAGGCTAGGGTGGTGATTCGACCGCGCCGTGTACGCTGAATCGGTACATCGAGAGCTAATCTCATCGCTTTCGTTTGCAAATCATACACGACAAAGCGGCCATTGCCGTCGCAAGTACACAGCTCTGATCTAGAACCAAAGGGAAGTAACGCGTACAATACACTTTGTCGAGAGATGAATAGTTCCCCCCTGTAGCAAGTACCTGCCGGCATGTACAGCAAAAGCCGTAATAATGCTCGGAGACTGCAGAAATAGCTCCTGGATTTTGTTATACACTATGTCAATGTCGTAGATTTTGCCAGACTTGGTGGCGGACACGAATCCACGCACGATCACTGGCCGCGCTTCGAAGGAAACGTCCTTCGGTGCGATGTCCTCTATATTAACTTCCAAtttcttttccgttgtttCTTAAAAGCGAGAAAAGATATTAAATGGTACATTGAATATTCATTTCAGactttctttgctttcttccAGCTACCTTCCTTTGGTGGACAATCGTCTGCTTCGCTCGGTTCACTCGACACCTTCCACTGGCGTGTTTCGACCAGCTCAAACGATAGCGTCCGTATCGGTTCGAGATCCTCTTGCTTGAACCAGTAGAGAATCTTCATCGAATTGTCGTAAAATCGAatctcaccatcatcatcgccggtGACGATTTTCTCATCGCATGAGCGCACCACATTGATCGAAGCGTACTTCAGGTGAAGATATTTGAGAAATTCCTTCCGGAGTACGCTACCCTCCGCTCCATCAGCATGTTTCCGATCGTTGCTCCAGAGCACTGCCATTCCCGCACCCGTCACCGACACGGCTCGATCCGTACACTCCACAAACACGGTATCATTGTAATCCTGAAAGCCGTGCCGTTTCGGCACTTGGATCGACAGCTTCTGTTCCTTGCTATCCCATGCACCAAACGCGACTCCACTTTCCAGCGTGACGACGAACTGATTGCGACGGCCACGATCCGGGCAGAAATGGATGGTTTTAATACGTCCCAGCCGAGACGGTAGTGTGATGGTATCTGTGAAATGTTGTACAAAAGCTTACCCATCTATTCGATGAAGAGACAGACACCGTTCATACCATCGGGAAAATCGTTTCCAACCGTCCAGGACCACAGTTTCAGTTGGCTGCCCTGTTCGGACGCTGTTCCACCCCCGGCCAGCAGGTACTTCCCGTCCCGGCTCAACGAAACCGCACCAATATCACCTTTAGTTTTGAATGGCTCGAAAATAGTCCTTATCGCAACCGGGAGCTGGTGGTTCTCTCCTCCAATATGTCGATCCCACACATTGATGCAGTAGGAACAATCGGAACTCACCACAAATCGCCCACTTTCCTCACATCCGATCATGTTGACGACATTTTTCTGCACATCAAAGACGGTGGAATTATTGAGGATACTTTAAACCTCGTGAAATGCTGCAAAGCATCTTACGTGTCCAACAACTGGTGTTATCTTTTCGCGCTCTCCATCATAGCAGTAGAAGAGAAGTGTGTTTCCCGATGCCAAAACAAGCTCCTTCCGGTCACGAGTTGTACTGACATTGAGCAAGGACACGCGTGGATTGAATCCAGACAACCAGATTAGGTGCTTTATCGTGAAGAATTGAAACGAGAATGGGATATTAGTACATCTTTCCTCATAGAAACATCTAAGATATTCGATACTTACCAAAGGATGACAACGATGGTGAATATTATCTACCGGAGGTGCATCTTCTTTAGGGTTATATTCCACAACTTCTCCCATTTTTCCACAATTTTCTCTACTTATTGGAGGTTTCCGAATATTGAAGGTGTAGAACTGTGTAAATCGGGCCTCGGGACTGGTTGCTATGATGTGCATTCAAGTGTATTTATCGACAAGTTTACCGTTGGCAGGGTAACTATGTAAGCATTCCCGGGAGTTATTGGCACTATGGGTGAATGCCATTGGAATAGTTTGAAAGGACCATTAAACGGACTTCAAAAATAGATTCTACCATCGCAACGCATCAAAGTAATGCTTGAACGATATCCAATGTTCATTCTCACGCTGTTTCTTCTGAACACCCTTTCGTAACGTTCACGGTCCATCTGTAACCGCACCGCATACGAACGCTGACCTCTGCCTCGGTGTGCGCAAACGTTTCGGTTAATCAATTTCCGGTCAGTGACTCAATGCTCGACACCATCCGCAGCCTATCGATCGTGTCCAGCTGTTTCAGCGCGACCCTGAAGAAGTGTACAAACCCCGGCCGGTTGTGTTTCGTAACGATCGCGACGAGAGCAGTGTCCGTCACTTCGTCACCTTCATCATCACGTACGATCATCTTTCGGTGTCGGTGGTGATGTTTGCTGGATGACATCTCCCAAAGGTTTATATGCCACAAGACTTCCCTTCGGTTGGGACGTTTTGTGTCTTCTGCATTGAACCGTTGATGTGATGCATACATGATCTCGCGACTGGCATTGACCTCTGCCTGGTCGGAAGAAGGGGTAAGACATCTACATACAGCCGAAGAAAGATTAGCATATAACCGGATCAGTAATCGATTTCATACGCGAACAAAGATGCCAAAGGTTATATAATGTTGGATTACATGGTACTTTGAAGAATAGGACTTTTTGAAGTTGGTACTAATGTGCTATCCATCTCAATTTGTGaggtcgttcggtgtcatcATCATAACGTAGTAGAGCATACCTCCTTTATCTTCAAACccttattttattgaattcttAGAAGTACACATTAATatagaattttgtttaaaagcctaacattttttttataacaaactaaaaatatttctcatCATTAACACATGAACCTCAACCCCATACGCCGCTGTATCCGATCCGTTCTCATCTTGGTCTTGTCATTTGCACTGGAATCCGTCTGGTCTGAAATAGCCAAAGCGCTCGCAAAAGGTTACGCCAACTACACCAGTTGCACAACGAATTTGTCGCCTCGTGAAAAGCGCCCGCACCACGGCtgtggggagggaaaaaaagatgGCAAACAACCGGCCGATGTGCAGTAAGCGCACGGCctggtggaaaaagttttccactcaCCTGGCACAGTAACGTGACGTGCTCTGACGTAGGCAGCAGCCACCAGGAGTTCGGAACCACCGTGCACAATGAGCGGTCGCTTTCCGTATTGCCCGAACGGTATGCGCACCAGATGTGGGTTTGGAAACCCCCAGTGGAACATGTGCCACTCGGCGCGGAACGTGACAGCGTAAGGACCATCAGTACAGTAGTACGTACGGTCGTCAGGTGTGCCTGGTAGACCAGCAGACGGAGAAGTGgaattattgtttgctttcaatgtTGTTCAAAGAACTTCACGACATCCCTCGTTGCAGAAATGTTTTTACTTTCGCTGGATGGGTTGTGTCATTTGTGGGATTTCGTGGTGGAATTTTCTGCAGTTGATGTTGCTAATTATGGTATTATTCAACCAAGAAGTAATTTACCATCGAACAATTGCTTTCATGTACTTGTGCGATGGCGTTTGAATATCTAGCAACCTTTGAATATCCCCAACTCATCCAAGACACCCATGGAGCGGCAGATCAGTTCGCAAGGATTTCCAAAGTTTGAAGTTTGGACAAAATGTCCTTCAAGGGACACCGTTGTTCGCTTCCGGCAGTACTCCGGTTGGGCAACTCCGAAACACACCTCCCACCAATTCTGCCCGGTACCACACTGGCCGCACGGATTCTTCGCCACATCCGCACCCTGCTACTCCTCTCGCCCGAGCATCCCGAAACCCGCATCTACTATCGCAGCCGAACGAAGATAGCGGCGGAGAATGCAAGACTGGTCCGGGAACTACCACCCTTCATCGTGCACCCGTTCAGCAGCTTCCGAAAGTGCTGGGAAATGGTGATGTACTTCGTGCTGACACTGCATCTGGTGACGCTTGCGTTCGCGTTCGCATTCGCACCCCATCTGCCGTACGTTGTCCTGTGCCGGATCCAGCTGTTTGACTGTGTGCTGTGCGCGTTGCTTGGGACAGAGTTCGCCGTGAAGCTGGTCACTGGATACGTGAGCCAAGGCGAGGTGATACTGGAACCAAGCCGCATTGTGCGGTATCGGTTGCGCTGGTGGAATGTGGCCAATCGGATGTTGCTGTTCGTGCCGTATGTGCTCCTGTTGGACGAGTTGGTGCGTGCGTTCTACCAGGACGCTGCCACCGCTTACCTCTGTCTGGTGATCTACCTGTATCTGCTCTGCATCTGGCGCTTCCGATCGATCAACTGGTACTTTGTAACGGTCGCCCGAAGTCTGTTCGGGCTGTCCGAAAAGCAGATCCGCTATCTGGAACCCATCATGGATACGCTGTATGTGCTCCACTGGACATCCTGCCTTTTGTACGTCGTGCCGATGCTAACGCTATCACTGCTTGGTGACAATCAGTTCGAAGCCAATTTTCTGGTGGATGTCCTATGGAGTCACGATCAACATCGAGATGCTACTCTCTACCCAATCACGCACCGGCCCCGTTTGCCTCCGATCAGCAACGTTCGAGATTACTTCCACCAGCATCTACCGAAATCTTCCATGTGCGGTGAGTTCATGGCAGCACGACTGCACGACGTGGAGCACAACGTGTCCGTGACGTATCGATATCTTCGTGCCATGATGATCACGCTCAAGATTAGCGTACAGGGCGGACACTCGCTCTCCGTAACCCATGACTTCTTGCACGAATGGACGCAATCGCTGCTCCTGCTCGGTGGTTGGATCTGGTCCACCTAcatcttgctgctgctgatccgAACCATCATAACGGCGGACGCCAGCGAGACACAGTACGATGAGATACTGAACGAGATCGATGCATTCTGCCGGAGGATGCGGCTCGGGC
This Anopheles marshallii chromosome 3, idAnoMarsDA_429_01, whole genome shotgun sequence DNA region includes the following protein-coding sequences:
- the LOC128714810 gene encoding cilia- and flagella-associated protein 251-like; its protein translation is MGEVVEYNPKEDAPPVDNIHHRCHPLHLIWLSGFNPRVSLLNVSTTRDRKELVLASGNTLLFYCYDGEREKITPVVGHKNVVNMIGCEESGRFVVSSDCSYCINVWDRHIGGENHQLPVAIRTIFEPFKTKGDIGAVSLSRDGKYLLAGGGTASEQGSQLKLWSWTVGNDFPDDTITLPSRLGRIKTIHFCPDRGRRNQFVVTLESGVAFGAWDSKEQKLSIQVPKRHGFQDYNDTVFVECTDRAVSVTGAGMAVLWSNDRKHADGAEGSVLRKEFLKYLHLKYASINVVRSCDEKIVTGDDDGEIRFYDNSMKILYWFKQEDLEPIRTLSFELVETRQWKVSSEPSEADDCPPKEETTEKKLEVNIEDIAPKDVSFEARPVIVRGFVSATKSGKIYDIDIVYNKIQELFLQSPSIITAFAVHAGRSELCTCDGNGRFVVYDLQTKAMRLALDVPIQRTRRGRITTLAYSPCGTFLAGGAENGFLWMVEPNLLILTGSGPVQFTGEKIRLVMFSEDSKHLVCVDESNTITLLHRVKDEWQAVGRCVTHRMVDLAFLCATDFVSISEDRHMVQYTINCDELVQLEALSTVKRKRIEQSAFPTALLILPGGNEILVANDQLKFKIFHSKTFEILHTFLAPFHDGPARFLRQLPGEDYFLFITDNNIYLHHLPIDGNPFKYLAVRGHPKRLKGLQIAWTVRCAFTFGEGDHAVSMWKINTSPLLDNIRHAGSGLDPFCTLLPGGKRGCYVREILSLFFYNQISPKNSDGDAELTLRDAMNVQDVPNYMRSIGYHMTEYEEMNLSKEMELTGTYFLTFEEVAKLFLNHRTATGGPPNTEDIRTAVTFIGATTSSGNKVDLVRLITLLASMGEPMEPKTAEAYYRILFPSAFDAHEQDEGCVAECGTTEECTNCISIEEFADKLC
- the LOC128714848 gene encoding uncharacterized protein LOC128714848, encoding MSFKGHRCSLPAVLRLGNSETHLPPILPGTTLAARILRHIRTLLLLSPEHPETRIYYRSRTKIAAENARLVRELPPFIVHPFSSFRKCWEMVMYFVLTLHLVTLAFAFAFAPHLPYVVLCRIQLFDCVLCALLGTEFAVKLVTGYVSQGEVILEPSRIVRYRLRWWNVANRMLLFVPYVLLLDELVRAFYQDAATAYLCLVIYLYLLCIWRFRSINWYFVTVARSLFGLSEKQIRYLEPIMDTLYVLHWTSCLLYVVPMLTLSLLGDNQFEANFLVDVLWSHDQHRDATLYPITHRPRLPPISNVRDYFHQHLPKSSMCGEFMAARLHDVEHNVSVTYRYLRAMMITLKISVQGGHSLSVTHDFLHEWTQSLLLLGGWIWSTYILLLLIRTIITADASETQYDEILNEIDAFCRRMRLGHAVNRKMSRHFACHYRMHYFDVRPIRVQASDSLRRTVLMEITFQRFLARSNLFRDLPPYILEDIADQLQFEIYLEQDTIIEAASAANAMYFLAIGTAAVYAPDGVELGHLIDGANFGAIALFRTDAQHTVRVVALEVCEVYRLERDNFQTLLKPHSYLLGQVVKHADKRIQERNLSMNECPDEQYYDTFFY